The window TCCCTGCGCTGGCTGGTGCGGCGGGAGGAACCGGAGGAACTGGACTTGCGCGCCGGGCGCTTCTCCGTCTCCTTCTCCTCGTCGTCGTCACGGCCGCCCTGGAAGGACTCCGTGAACGCCTCCACCGCGCCGGTCAGCGCTCCTTTCGACTTCCCTTTGGCACCGCTCTCCACGGTGTCCCCGACGATGTCGGTGAGCTGGGTCGGCGCCTTGCGTCCGGACTCCAGGTCGAGCCGGTTGCACGCCTCGGCGAACCGCAGGTAGGTGTCGACGCTGGCGACCACCACCCGCACGTCGACCTTCAGGATCTCGATGCCCACGAGCGAGACGCGGACGAAGGCGTCGATGACGAGGCCCTTGTCGAGAATCAGCTCGAGGACGTCGTAGAGATTTCCGGAACCGCCCCCGCTGTTGTTGGCGGAACTGCTCTGCTGTACGAGACTCATGGTCGGGCTCCCTTCCGATGAGTGGTGCGTTCGAGCTCTTTCCGGCGGGAGGTCCGCGCGGAAGGCTCAGCGGTCTACTTGACCCCGCGTGTAACGGTGCGTCCGTTCGTATCCGAGGAGTTCCCCCTGCTTTCCGAGGGAGACGTGATAAGAAGCCATCACGCTGGTCGTGTCCGGGACCTTCTCGATCTCGACCACTTCCACGTCCGCCGTCCAGCCGTCCTCCGTGGCCTTCATCGAGGAGACGGAAGAGGGCCGGCAGCCGATGAGTTCGGCCAGTTGGCCGGCGGCCTGGCGCATCGCCTCGGATATCCCGACGCGCTTCGGGGCGGCCCCGCCGCCCTCTTTCCCGCCGTTCTCCTCATCCTTCGCCATGCGGTTCCCTGCCTTGTCTCATGGATTCCTCCGCTCCACCCGTTCACCTATTCGAGCGGGTCTTTTCACCGCGTTCCCGGGCCGCCCGCACGTATGCGTTCGCGGATGAGGACGCCCGGAACGCCGCAGGGGCGGCCGCGTGCGCGGCCGCCCCTGCGGCGTCGGTGCCCGTCCCCGGGCGGGCGGCTCACCCGTTGCCCGCCTGGGGGTTCTCGGAGACGGCGGCGTGGCGCTGGAGGCGGGCGAGGACGGCCTTCGGGGAGCCGCCGGGGGCGACGGCGTCGGCGAGGCCGTTCCTGACGCGGGTGCTCAGCCCCGGCCAGGAGGTCTTCTCGGACGGATAGAGGCGGGCGTCGGGGAGTTCGGCGAGGAAGCGGCGCAGGGCGGTGCCGCCGGGGGCGGCGGTGAGGGTGTCGGAGGCGGTGTGGGTGACGGGCAGCAGGTCGTGGGCGTGGGTGAGGGCGAGGACGTTCTTCTCGCGGTACACGTGGTCGAGGAAGGCGCCGGCCTCCTCGGGGTGCCCGGCCTGCCGGAAGCCGATCATCCAGTCGGTGACACCGAGCGTGGCGCCCGCGCCCTCGGTCCGCCCGGGGACGGGGACGACGCCGTGGCGGACGCCCGAGCGTGCGGCGGCGCGCGTCAGCGAGGGGTGCCCGTTGACCATGCCGACCCGGCCCTTGGCGAAGGCGGCGTAGGCCTCGCTGCGGTTCAGCTCGCCCGGGGCGGTGGGCCCGGTCAGCCCCTTGCCGACCAGTTCCTTCTTCAGCCAGCTCACCGTCTCGACGTTCTCCGGCGAGTCGAAGGTGTACGAGCCGAGTTCGTCGGTGTACCCGGAGCCGCCGGAGAGCAGCCAGTTGAGGGTCTCGGCCTGCGCCTCCTCGGGGCCGAGCGGCAGCGCGTACGGGTAGGGCACGTCACGCTTCTTCAGGGCCTCGGCGGCGGTCCGCACCCCCTCCCAGGTCTTCGGCGGGGTCAGGCCCGCCTCCTCGAAGAGGTCACGGTTGTAGAAGAGCAGCCGGGTGGAGGCGGCGAACGGCATGCCGTACTGCACCCGCTGGATCTCCCCGGCACGCGCGAGCGAGGGCAGGAAGTCGGCCTGGGTGCCTATGGAGAGCAGGTCGTCGGCGCGGTACAGCTTGCCGGCGGCGGCGTAGCCGGCGTACGTACCGCTGACCGCCAGGTCGGGGGCGTCGCCCGCCGCGACCTGGCGGGCCAGGACCGTGTCGACGGTGCGCCAGGGGTGCACCTCCACGTCGACGGACGTGCCGGGGTGGCCCTTCTCGAAACTGGCGACGACCCGCTTCCAGTACCCCTTGCTGCTGGTGGCGGCCGAGTCGCCGTACTCGGGGGCGACCAGGCGCAGCGTGACCTCCTCGTCCGCCGCCCCCTCCGCGCTCCCCGGACCGCAGCCGGTCGCCGCGAGCGCGAGGACGGCCGCGAGCGCGGTGGCCGTCCGCGCCGCTGTCCGGCCACGCCGGTCGCCTCGTCCCTCGCCCCGTCCCTCGTGGTGGTGTCGCCGCACGTCGTGCTCCGCCCCTGCCGTCGGTCCGCCGGGCCCGCCGCACCGGCCGGGCCCGCCCCGCCCGGGCCGCTCCCGGACGTACCGGGAAGATGTACACCGCCCGGCGGCGGGCTCCGGACCACCTCCGGTCGCCGTTGCCCCGGCTTGTCCGGGACTGCTATGCACTTCCGTGCGCGGGTCACATCGACCTTGCACACCGCGTCCACCGCGCGTCACACGGACCGCACGCGGCCTCCGGCGGGTCCGCACAGCCCGGCGGGAACCGGGGCGGCCGTACCGACGTACCGTCTGACCTCGAAAGCCACCACCGCACCACCGCACCACCGGCGGCACGCCGCCACAGGCACCACGCAGACAGAACGCACGACCGCACAGCCCCGCCAGGGGCGGCCGCACCGGAGCCGCCCGGGCGGACCACCGTGAGGGGTAGCCGCGCATGTCCCGTACCGCAGCAGAGATCACCACCCAGCCCGCCTGCTGGCGCCGCGCCGCAGCCGAGGCGACCGGCTTCACCGGCGCGCCCCGGCCCGGCGAGCGGGTCGCCGTCGTCGGCTGCGGCACCTCGTGGTTCATGGCGCAGGCGTACGCCGCGCTGCGTGAGGGCGGCGGGCAGGGCACCACGGACGCCTTCGCCGCCTCGGAGTTCCCGCACGCCCGGACCGCCGGGGCCTACGACCGGGTGGTGGCGCTCACCCGGTCGGGGACGACCACGGAGGTGCTCGAACTGCTCGCCCGGGTACGCGCCGCGGGGACCACCACGGTGGCGCTGACCGCCGACCCGGCGACGCCGGTGATGACCACCGCCGACGAGGTGGCCGTACTGGACTGGGCCGACGAGGAGTCGGTGGTCCAGACCCGGTTCGCCACCAGCGCCCTCGCCTTCCTCCGCGCCACCCTCGGCGACCTCCCCGGCCTCGGCTCCGTGGCCCGCGCGGCCGACGAAGCCGAACACGCGGTCACCGAGCCGCTCTCCCGGTCGCTGCTCACCGCCGAGCAGTGGACCTTCCTCGGCCGGGGCTGGGCCTACGGCCTCGCCCAGGAGGCGGCCCTGAAGATGCGGGAGGCGGCGGGCGCCTGGACGGAGGCGTACCCGGCGATGGAGTACCGCCACGGTCCCGTCGCGATCGCCGCCCCCGGCCGCGTCACCTGGCTCTTCGGCGAGGCCCCCGACGGCCTCGCCGAAGAGGTCCGCGCGGTCGGCGGCCACTTCGAACACCACCCGTCGGCCGACCCGCTCGCCGACCTCGTCCGCGCCCAGCGCCTCGCCGTCGCCCTCGCCGAGAGCCGCGGCCAGGACCCGGACAGGCCCAGGAACCTGACACGCAGTGTGGTGCTGGGGGCGGGAACCCCGGAGGTCTGACCCCCGTCAGCCGTCACCTCACACCGCCGCGGACGTGGCCGTCACCGCCGTCGGGACCCGACACCGGCGGTACGACCGAGTCCTGGGCAACACCGTCGGCCCCACGACGGCCACGTCCCGCACGTACGCACGACCCGGCCGGGCTCGCGCCCCCGCCCGAGCCCGGCCGGCGCTTGCGACAGGCCCCGAGCCCGGCCGGCACCGGAGACCACCCCGCAGCCGCACCGGAGAGCGGTCCCGGCCACGACGACAACTCCGGCCGGCGCCCGCGACAGGCCCCGTCCCGAGCCCGGCCGGCGCCGGGCGCCGCCCCGCGGCCGCACCGGAGACGCGCCCCCGGCCACGAGGACGGCCCGGCCGGCGCCTGAGGCCCCCCGGCGGCCCCGCCGGACGGCCCGGCGGGCGCGGTCGGCAGCACCCGCCCCGGTGAGCGCGCCGCAGGCGATTTTCCCACTGGACTAGACCTCTCCCTCCCCACCGGTCAGACTGTCCGGGTGAGACATGTGATCGCGCTCGACGTGGGCGGCACGGGAATGAAGGCCGCGCTGGTCGGCCCGGACGGCGACCTGCTGTACGAGGCGCGCCGGGAGACCGGCCGTGAGCGGGGCCCCGACGCCGTCGTGGCCTCGATCCTCGACTTCGCCGCCGACCTGCGCGCCCAGGGCCTTCACCGGTTCGGGGAACAGGCCGCGGCGGCGGGCGTCGCCGTGCCCGGGATCGTGGACACCGAGAAGGGCGTCGCGGTCTACGCGGCCAACCTCGGCTGGTCCGACGTCCCCCTGCGGGACATGCTCGCCGAGCGCCTCGGCGGCACCCCGGTCGCCCTCGGCCACGACGTACGCACCGGCGGCCTCGCCGAGGGCCGCATCGGGGCGGGCCACGGCGCCGACCGTTTCCTGTTCATGCCGCTCGGCACGGGCATCGCCGGTGCCATCGGCATCAACGGCGTCATCGAGCCGGGCGCGCACGGCTGCGCGGGCGAGATCGGCCACGTCGTGGTGCGCCCGGGCGGCGTGCCCTGCGGCTGCGGCCAGCGGGGCTGCCTGGAGCGGCTCGCCTCCGCCTCCGCGGTCTCGCTGGCCTGGGCGGCGGCGAGCGGCGACCCGGAGGCGGACGCGGCCGACTGCGCGAAGGCGGTCGAGGCCGGCGACCCGCGGGCGGTCGCCGTCTGGCAGGAGGCGGTGGACGCGCTCGCCGACGGGCTGGTCATGGCCGTCACTCTGCTGGACCCCCGCACCCTGATCATCGGTGGCGGGCTGGCCGAGGCGGGAGAAACGCTGTTCGCGCCACTGCGGGCGGCGGTGGAGGAACGCGTCACCTTCCAGAAACTCCCCACGATCGTCCCGGCGGCCCTCGGGGACACCGCCGGATGCCTGGGCGCGGGACTCCTCGCCTGGGATCTACTCGCCACGGAGGTGTCCGGCTGATGGCCGCTCCCGCACGCAAGGTACTGACCGGCGCCCGGGTGGTGCTGCCCTCCGGCACGGTTCCCGACGGCGAGGTCGTGATCGACGGCGCGCACATCGGCGGGAGCGCTCCCTCGGCCGGTCAGGAGCCCGCCGCCGAGCACTGGGACCTGACGGGCCACTGGGTCGTGCCCGGCTTCGTGGACCTGCACAACCACGGTGGCGGCGGCGCCTCCTTCACCTCCGGCACCGTCGAGGACGTGCTGACCGGCATCGCCACGCACCGCGCGCACGGCACGACGACCCTGGTCGCCTCCACGGTCACCGGCGAGATGGACTTCCTCGCCGCCCGCGCCGGGCTGCTCTCGGAGCTGACCGAGCAGGGCGACCTGGCCGGCATCCACTTCGAGGGCCCGTTCATCTCGCCCTGCCGCAAGGGCGCCCACAGCGAGGCCCTGCTGCGCGATCCGCGCCCCGCCGACGTGGCGGCCCTGCTCGACGCGGCCCGGGGCGCCGCCCGCATGGTCACCCTCGCCACGGAACTGCCCGGCGGCCTGGACTCCGTACGTCTGCTCGCCGACCGGGGTGTCATCGCGGCCGTCGGCCACACCGACGCCACGTACGAGCAGACGGTGGCCGCGATCGACGCGGGTGCCACGGTCGCCACCCACCTCTTCAACGCGATGCCGCCGCTGGGCCACCGCGCACCCGGCCCGATCACGGCGCTGCTGGAGGACGAGCGGGTCACCGTCGAGCTGATCAACGACGGGACGCACCTGCACCCTGCCGTGCTGGAGCTGGCGTTCCGGCAGGCCGGCGCGGACCGGGTCGCGTTCATCACGGACGCGATGGACGCGGCCGGCTTCGGCGACGGCCGCTACCTGCTGGGCCCGCTGGAGGTCGACGTGGTCGACGGGGTGGCCCGGCTGGTGGAGGGCGGCTCGATCGCCGGGTCCACCCTCACCCTGGACCGCGCCTTCCGCCGGGCCGCCCTCGTCGACGAGCTGCCCGTCGGCCAGATCGTGCGCGCCCTCTCCGCCAACCCGGCCCGCCTCCTGGGCCTGGACCACCGCATCGGCTCGCTGGAGCCCGGCAAGGACGCCGACCTGGTCGTCCTGGACGAGGGGTTCGCGGTGAAGGGTGTCCTGCGGCACGGCGAGTGGGTCGTCACCCCGCAGGTCCCGGCGACGGCCGGCCCTTCGGCGGCCTGACCTCGTCCGCCCGGCCGGACGGACTGACCGGCCGGACTGACCGCTCGGACTGACCGCTCGGCCCGACGACCACCGTGCTGATGCCGGCCCCGGCAGGCCGGCGGTCTGCCCGGCGGTGAGGCCGGCCCCCTCGGGCCCCCGTCCCGCGTCCCAGACCTCGCTCTCGGCCCGGCCGGGCCCGAGCAGCGTGGCGCCGCCCCCGTCCGCCGCCCCGCCCACCGGGCCGAAGCAGCGTGGCGCCGCCCCCGTCCGCCGCCCCGCCCACCGGGCCCGTGCGGCGGGTGTTCTCGGCGGGCCCGGTGACGGTCCACCGGGTGGCCCTGTGGACGTCGCCGGAGGTGTGCGCCACCCCCGGCGGCACCGCCGGTCAGCACGATCCGCCCCCGGTTCTCCCCGAGCGCCGGCGGGGCGTACCGGCCAGGGCGGCCGAAGAGGCCCGGTCTCCGCTGACGCCACGTCACCAGCCGCCCGG is drawn from Streptomyces diastaticus subsp. diastaticus and contains these coding sequences:
- a CDS encoding ROK family protein; the protein is MRHVIALDVGGTGMKAALVGPDGDLLYEARRETGRERGPDAVVASILDFAADLRAQGLHRFGEQAAAAGVAVPGIVDTEKGVAVYAANLGWSDVPLRDMLAERLGGTPVALGHDVRTGGLAEGRIGAGHGADRFLFMPLGTGIAGAIGINGVIEPGAHGCAGEIGHVVVRPGGVPCGCGQRGCLERLASASAVSLAWAAASGDPEADAADCAKAVEAGDPRAVAVWQEAVDALADGLVMAVTLLDPRTLIIGGGLAEAGETLFAPLRAAVEERVTFQKLPTIVPAALGDTAGCLGAGLLAWDLLATEVSG
- a CDS encoding extracellular solute-binding protein, with protein sequence MRRHHHEGRGEGRGDRRGRTAARTATALAAVLALAATGCGPGSAEGAADEEVTLRLVAPEYGDSAATSSKGYWKRVVASFEKGHPGTSVDVEVHPWRTVDTVLARQVAAGDAPDLAVSGTYAGYAAAGKLYRADDLLSIGTQADFLPSLARAGEIQRVQYGMPFAASTRLLFYNRDLFEEAGLTPPKTWEGVRTAAEALKKRDVPYPYALPLGPEEAQAETLNWLLSGGSGYTDELGSYTFDSPENVETVSWLKKELVGKGLTGPTAPGELNRSEAYAAFAKGRVGMVNGHPSLTRAAARSGVRHGVVPVPGRTEGAGATLGVTDWMIGFRQAGHPEEAGAFLDHVYREKNVLALTHAHDLLPVTHTASDTLTAAPGGTALRRFLAELPDARLYPSEKTSWPGLSTRVRNGLADAVAPGGSPKAVLARLQRHAAVSENPQAGNG
- the nagA gene encoding N-acetylglucosamine-6-phosphate deacetylase encodes the protein MAAPARKVLTGARVVLPSGTVPDGEVVIDGAHIGGSAPSAGQEPAAEHWDLTGHWVVPGFVDLHNHGGGGASFTSGTVEDVLTGIATHRAHGTTTLVASTVTGEMDFLAARAGLLSELTEQGDLAGIHFEGPFISPCRKGAHSEALLRDPRPADVAALLDAARGAARMVTLATELPGGLDSVRLLADRGVIAAVGHTDATYEQTVAAIDAGATVATHLFNAMPPLGHRAPGPITALLEDERVTVELINDGTHLHPAVLELAFRQAGADRVAFITDAMDAAGFGDGRYLLGPLEVDVVDGVARLVEGGSIAGSTLTLDRAFRRAALVDELPVGQIVRALSANPARLLGLDHRIGSLEPGKDADLVVLDEGFAVKGVLRHGEWVVTPQVPATAGPSAA
- a CDS encoding SIS domain-containing protein, with translation MSRTAAEITTQPACWRRAAAEATGFTGAPRPGERVAVVGCGTSWFMAQAYAALREGGGQGTTDAFAASEFPHARTAGAYDRVVALTRSGTTTEVLELLARVRAAGTTTVALTADPATPVMTTADEVAVLDWADEESVVQTRFATSALAFLRATLGDLPGLGSVARAADEAEHAVTEPLSRSLLTAEQWTFLGRGWAYGLAQEAALKMREAAGAWTEAYPAMEYRHGPVAIAAPGRVTWLFGEAPDGLAEEVRAVGGHFEHHPSADPLADLVRAQRLAVALAESRGQDPDRPRNLTRSVVLGAGTPEV
- a CDS encoding gas vesicle structural protein GvpA; this translates as MSLVQQSSSANNSGGGSGNLYDVLELILDKGLVIDAFVRVSLVGIEILKVDVRVVVASVDTYLRFAEACNRLDLESGRKAPTQLTDIVGDTVESGAKGKSKGALTGAVEAFTESFQGGRDDDEEKETEKRPARKSSSSGSSRRTSQRREE
- a CDS encoding gas vesicle protein GvpO, with protein sequence MAKDEENGGKEGGGAAPKRVGISEAMRQAAGQLAELIGCRPSSVSSMKATEDGWTADVEVVEIEKVPDTTSVMASYHVSLGKQGELLGYERTHRYTRGQVDR